The window ACCATCGCGCCGCAGGCGGTCTGGTCGCGGGCCCGTGCGGCGGGCAGCCCGCCGATGAGGACCGCGCCGGCGGCGAGGGCTGCGGGGTTGGGCATGATCACGTTGGCCGGTCCCGTCGCCGCGTGCGGCGGGACCGGGCAGACGTGCAGGCTGCCCACGACGGCGGCGGGCTGTCCGCCGATCAGCACCGTCGCGACCGCCGCGGCGGCGCCGGGCGGCGGCGTGGCGATCCGGCCGGCGTGGTTGGTGGGGTCACCGGTACGG is drawn from Streptomyces sp. NBC_01232 and contains these coding sequences:
- a CDS encoding PAAR domain-containing protein, with translation MPAAARTGDPTNHAGRIATPPPGAAAAVATVLIGGQPAAVVGSLHVCPVPPHAATGPANVIMPNPAALAAGAVLIGGLPAARARDQTACGAMVLTGAMNVLIGGV